ATGCTAGAGGCAAGTTTTCTAGGCATTATGTTGTTCGGCTGGGAGCGAGTGCCCCCAATTATTCACTTCATCTCGACCATTTTGGTGGCTGTTGGCGCTAACCTCTCGACTTTCTGGATTTTGGCAGCCAACTCGTGGTTGCAAACCCCAGCAGGTGGGGAATTTGTCAATGGTAAGTTTGTGGTGCAGGACTATTTCCAGGCGATCGCCAATCCATTCATGGTGAACAGCTTCTTGCACATGTTCTTCGCTACCTTAGAGACCTCTCTGTTTGTGATTGGCGGCATCAGCGCTTGGTACGTGTTGAATAAGCGCCATGCTGAGTTTTTTAGCAAATCCCTGAAGGTTGTTCTAGCCGTAGCAATTTTAATTGCCCCGCTGCAAATTTTTGTTGGTCACCTCAGCGCCGAGCAAGTTTATCATCACCAGCCTGCCAAGCTAGCTGCCATGGAAGCCCAGTGGGAAACGGTTCCCGCAGGCCAGCCCGCTGCCTGGAGTCTAGTAGCCCTGCCTAACGATCGGGCTGAGCGCAACGAGTGGGAACTAAAGATTCCTGGTGCCCTCAGCTATTTGCTGGAATTAAAGCCAACCCTTGATCAGCCTGTGCGAGGGTTGAAGTCATGGCAGCCAGAAAATCGTCCCCATATGGTGGGTTTGATCTACTACTCCTTCCGCATTATGGTAGCAATCGGCCTCTTTTTAGCCGCGCTCATGACCGTCAGCGCCATCCAATGGGTGCGGGGCAAACTAGCCGCAGAGGTCATTACCCAACAGACTTGGCTAATGCGAGCATGGGTCTTTGCTGCTCCCCTAGGCTACCTAGCAGTAGAAACTGGCTGGATTGTGCGCTGTGTAGGACGACAACCTTGGTTAGTGTATGGCGAGTTGCGCACTCTAGATGCTGCTTCTAAATTGCCTGCGGGCGAGGTGTTATTTTCCCTCACTGGACTGACCATCATGTATGTGATCTTCCTCGGTGCAGCCCTCTACTTTGGTGGTCGCATCATTCGCAAAGGCCCCAATTTAGAGCTTCAGGCACCATTGGTGGGTAATCAGCCGAAACTAGGGCTGGAGCTGGCCCAACATGCCCCCGATCAACGTCCTGCGGAGGCACGCCAATAGGAGTTTGGACTTAGGAGGTTGAATGATGGAACCACTGCAACCGTTACAGAATTTCTTACCCCAGGTTTGGTTTTTTATCTTGGGTCTATTTCTGTTTCTCTACGTACTGCTGGATGGGTTTGACCTAGGGGTAGGCATCCTCTCTCTGACAGCATCGAGTGAAGAACGACGCAGCATTCTAATGACCAGCTTGGGTAACGTTTGGGACGCAAACGAAACCTGGCTAATTTTGATGGGGGGGTCGCTGTTTGGGGCTTTTCCCCTGGCCTATGCCACGATTTTGAATGCCCTGTATATACCAGCAGTAATCATGGTAGTGGGTCTAATTCTGCGGGCTGTGTCCTTTGAGTTTCGAGAAAATGCTGACAACAAGCTGGTGTGGAATATTGCCTTTGGCGTGGGCAGTTTTCTCGCAGCCCTGGGTCAAGGGTTTGCCTTGGGCAGTGTCTTTGAAGGGATTACTGTAGACGCTGATGGCCACTTTGCAGGGGGTGTTTGGGACTGGCTGACTTGGCGATCGGTAATTGTCTCGCTTACCCTAATTCAGGCGTATGTCTTGGTTGGCTCCACCTATCTAATTCTCAAAACCTCTGGAGAGTTGCAAGCCACCCACTATAAAACTGCTACGATCGCCACCTGGACTACCCTAGCTGGAGCTGTTTTCATCACCGTCAGCACCCCACTGCTTTCAGACAATGCGCGAGAGCTACTGTTTTCAGTACCGATGGTCTATATTTTTGGAACAATTCCTGTGCTGGGGGTTTTGCTGGTGTTTTTGTTGCTGCGCAGCCTCAAACGTCGGGAGGAAAATACACCTATTATCTGGACGTTCCTACTATTTTCCCTATCGTTCATTGGGCTGGGGTTTATTATTTTCCCCAATATCATTCCACCCAGTGTCACAATCTATCAGGCTGCCGCTTCTCCTAGCTCCCTGGTGTTTATGCTCACCTTCATCGGTTTCCTGATTCCGATCGTGTTGGCTTATAACGTTTACAACTACATCGTATTCCGAGGTAAAGTCATCGGGGCTACCTATGAGTAGTTGGTGAGTAGTTGGTCACTGCTGGCTTCGCACCCAGAGCAGCCCTAAACTAGTGCTGCATTAGTGATAATTATTCCAGGGATCAGAAAGAGACACTTAAGCTCCTCTCCTGGGCTTCGGGAGAGGAGTTGGGATAAGGACAATTGTTGCAACCTAAATTGAACGACCATAAACGACTATATCTGTACCGAGGGTCGTAAACATCTGACGATAACTATTCAGACTTAGGTCTTTGTGAGGTTATTCGTGAGATCATCCCTGAGAGCCAGAGAGCACCGGCAACCAGAGTACTAGGGTTTGATCTACACCGCCAGCTTACTTCCCTTATATCGTTTTGGCAGAAGAGGGGGTGGAAGGACGAGGACAGACCTTCTCGGAGGTATCTGACTTAGAAATGTCTGAACTAGTGAGCTGGTGCAAAAATTCACGAATTGTCTGGAAGTAAGCTTCACCAGCGGTTTTAGCGTTGTTATTGTGCTCGCCGTTAGGCACCAGCCATAGGCGCTTTGGCTCTGGAGCGGCGGCAAATAACTGTTCACTCATGGTA
The DNA window shown above is from Cyanobacteriota bacterium and carries:
- a CDS encoding cytochrome ubiquinol oxidase subunit I, with product MTEFLADTTTLSRIQFAITAIFHMLWPVLTTGMAIYLIIIEGLWLKTRNLDYYRHARFWSRLYVLNFGIGVASGLPMAFQFGLNWAPFSESVGDFFGTVLGFEGTMAFMLEASFLGIMLFGWERVPPIIHFISTILVAVGANLSTFWILAANSWLQTPAGGEFVNGKFVVQDYFQAIANPFMVNSFLHMFFATLETSLFVIGGISAWYVLNKRHAEFFSKSLKVVLAVAILIAPLQIFVGHLSAEQVYHHQPAKLAAMEAQWETVPAGQPAAWSLVALPNDRAERNEWELKIPGALSYLLELKPTLDQPVRGLKSWQPENRPHMVGLIYYSFRIMVAIGLFLAALMTVSAIQWVRGKLAAEVITQQTWLMRAWVFAAPLGYLAVETGWIVRCVGRQPWLVYGELRTLDAASKLPAGEVLFSLTGLTIMYVIFLGAALYFGGRIIRKGPNLELQAPLVGNQPKLGLELAQHAPDQRPAEARQ
- the cydB gene encoding cytochrome d ubiquinol oxidase subunit II — encoded protein: MEPLQPLQNFLPQVWFFILGLFLFLYVLLDGFDLGVGILSLTASSEERRSILMTSLGNVWDANETWLILMGGSLFGAFPLAYATILNALYIPAVIMVVGLILRAVSFEFRENADNKLVWNIAFGVGSFLAALGQGFALGSVFEGITVDADGHFAGGVWDWLTWRSVIVSLTLIQAYVLVGSTYLILKTSGELQATHYKTATIATWTTLAGAVFITVSTPLLSDNARELLFSVPMVYIFGTIPVLGVLLVFLLLRSLKRREENTPIIWTFLLFSLSFIGLGFIIFPNIIPPSVTIYQAAASPSSLVFMLTFIGFLIPIVLAYNVYNYIVFRGKVIGATYE
- a CDS encoding alpha/beta hydrolase, with translation ESSFTSIQAMAAYQPLFRFLPIRLLLHQRFASINKVSSLNMPVLFIHGTADRDVPFTMSEQLFAAAPEPKRLWLVPNGEHNNNAKTAGEAYFQTIREFLHQLTSSDISKSDTSEKVCPRPSTPSSAKTI